In one window of Rathayibacter caricis DSM 15933 DNA:
- a CDS encoding N-acetylglutaminylglutamine amidotransferase, producing the protein MCGVAGEIRLDGRRADVEAVDRMSGCQTHRGPDGDGLWARGPVALAHRRLSIIDLSVAGSQPMIDSALGLSIVFNGCIYNYEQLRTELEGKGHRFFSHSDTEVIGKAYAQWGEDCVDRFLGMFAFVIVEHESGRVVMARDRLGIKPLYLDETRERIRFASTVQALLAGGVADTSIDRTALMFYLSFHSVVPAPRTILAGVTKLPPATVRVIEPDGTSRERVYWEPVFTRDPARADWSEKDWQEALIASFRTAVERRMVADVPVGVLLSGGIDSSLVVALLAEAGQTGLQTFSIGFDSAGGESGDEFEYSTLVAERFGTDHHRIRIDSSRLLPGIDGAIGAMSEPMVSHDAVAFYLLSQDVSQHVKVVQSGQGADEVLGGYDWYPPLAGVPRERAPQAYASVFFDRGFAELQALLRPEWRGEDAATAFIAERFARPGADTSVDAALRNDTTVMLVDDPVKRVDNMTMAWGLEARVPFLDHEFVELVGRIPPELKLADGGKGVLKRAVRGIVPDEVIDRTKGYFPVPAIRQLEGPYLERVRAALTDPSARERGIFDPALVDSLLASPNETRTRLGSNELWQLALLEMWLQEHGVG; encoded by the coding sequence ATGTGCGGAGTGGCGGGGGAGATCCGGCTCGACGGCCGCCGGGCCGACGTGGAGGCGGTCGATCGGATGAGCGGCTGCCAGACGCACCGCGGCCCGGACGGCGACGGTCTGTGGGCGCGCGGCCCGGTCGCGCTGGCCCACCGCCGGCTCTCGATCATCGACCTGTCCGTCGCAGGCTCGCAGCCCATGATCGACTCCGCGCTCGGCCTCTCGATCGTCTTCAACGGCTGCATCTACAACTACGAGCAGCTGCGGACGGAGCTGGAGGGCAAGGGCCACCGCTTCTTCTCCCACTCCGACACCGAGGTGATCGGCAAGGCGTACGCCCAGTGGGGCGAGGACTGCGTCGACCGCTTCCTCGGCATGTTCGCCTTCGTGATCGTCGAGCACGAGTCGGGGCGCGTGGTGATGGCCCGCGACCGGCTCGGCATCAAGCCGCTGTACCTCGACGAGACGCGCGAGCGGATCCGCTTCGCCTCGACCGTGCAGGCGCTGCTGGCCGGCGGCGTCGCCGACACCTCGATCGACCGCACCGCCCTGATGTTCTACCTGAGCTTCCACTCCGTCGTCCCCGCGCCGCGGACGATCCTGGCCGGCGTGACGAAGCTGCCCCCGGCGACCGTCCGCGTGATCGAGCCCGACGGCACGAGCCGCGAGCGCGTCTACTGGGAGCCCGTCTTCACCCGCGACCCCGCGCGCGCCGACTGGTCCGAGAAGGACTGGCAGGAGGCGCTCATCGCCTCGTTCCGCACCGCGGTCGAGCGACGGATGGTCGCCGACGTGCCGGTCGGCGTGCTGCTGTCCGGCGGCATCGACTCGAGCCTCGTGGTGGCGCTCCTGGCCGAGGCCGGTCAGACCGGACTGCAGACCTTCTCGATCGGCTTCGACTCCGCGGGCGGAGAGTCGGGCGACGAGTTCGAGTACTCGACCCTGGTCGCCGAGCGCTTCGGCACCGACCACCACCGCATCCGGATCGACTCCTCGCGGCTGCTCCCCGGCATCGACGGCGCGATCGGAGCGATGAGCGAGCCGATGGTCTCGCACGATGCGGTCGCGTTCTACCTGCTGAGCCAGGACGTCTCGCAGCACGTGAAGGTCGTGCAGTCCGGCCAGGGCGCCGACGAGGTGCTCGGCGGCTACGACTGGTACCCGCCGCTGGCCGGGGTGCCGCGCGAGCGGGCGCCCCAGGCGTACGCGTCCGTGTTCTTCGACCGGGGCTTCGCCGAGCTGCAGGCGCTGCTGCGACCGGAGTGGCGCGGCGAGGACGCGGCGACCGCCTTCATCGCCGAGCGGTTCGCGCGCCCCGGTGCCGACACCTCCGTGGATGCGGCGCTGCGCAACGACACCACGGTGATGCTCGTGGACGACCCGGTGAAGCGCGTCGACAACATGACGATGGCGTGGGGGCTCGAGGCCCGCGTGCCGTTCCTCGACCACGAGTTCGTCGAGCTGGTCGGCCGGATCCCTCCCGAGCTCAAGCTCGCCGACGGCGGCAAGGGAGTGCTCAAGCGCGCCGTCCGCGGCATCGTGCCCGACGAGGTGATCGACCGCACGAAGGGCTACTTCCCGGTGCCCGCGATCCGCCAGCTCGAGGGCCCGTACCTCGAGCGCGTCCGTGCGGCTCTGACGGACCCGTCGGCCCGGGAGCGCGGGATCTTCGATCCCGCCCTGGTCGACTCCCTGCTCGCCTCGCCCAACGAGACCCGCACGCGCCTGGGCTCGAACGAGCTCTGGCAGCTCGCGCTGCTCGAGATGTGGCTGCAGGAGCACGGCGTCGGCTGA